GGCGCTCGATCGAGGAGACAGCCGGCCGCAGGCCGAACTGCGTCCTGGCGGTGAACCGGCTCTCGCCGGAGGAACGCGAGCAGCTGACCGCGGCGGGCATTCCCTTCGTCATCATCGATCCGCTCGACGACCTCCCCGACGAGGTGCCGTTCGTGGGTTCCACCGGCTTCCGCGGCGGGCAGGCCGCGATGCGGCACCTGCTGGACCTGGGGCACCGCCGCATCGCCATGATCAGCGGCACCGGCCAGCCCGTCATCGTGCCCCGGCAGTCGGGCTTCCTCGCGGCGCTCGCCCAGGACGGACTGACGCCCGATCCCGAGCTGCTGGCCGTTTCCCCCTTCACCCGCGAGGGCGGCCGGGCCGCCGCGCTCGAGCTGCTCGCCCTCCCCGAGCGGCCCACCGCCTTCGTCACCGTCTCCGACCCGCAGGCGCTCGGCGTCTACCAGGCCGCCGGAGAACTCGGGCTGTCCGTCCCCCGCGACCTGAGCGTGGTCGGCTTCGACGACCTGCCGATCTCCTCATGGGCCGAGCCGCCGCTGACCACGGTGCACCAGCCCCTCAACGAGATGGCAGCCGCCGCGACCGAACTGGCGCTCGCCCTCGGCCGTCGCGAGGAGGTCCAGCAGGGCGGCACCGAGATCGCCACGACCCTCACCGTCCGCGGCAGCACGGCCCGGCCGAAGCGCTGAGCATGTCGTAGTGGTCCTCCCAGCCAAACCTGATGGCCGGTCAGCAGCTCTGTGTCGGGCGGGCGGCTGCCGGGTCAGCCGCCGGTCGACTCCCGTACCACCAGGGAGAAGTGGCTGACGAACTCCTCCCGGTCCTGCGGGAGCTCGGCCTGGCCGATCCTCCGGGCGAGGAGCGCGACCGCCCGCTCGGCCATGGCGCCGTGATCCGGATCGATGGTGGACAGCGAGGGGACGAGGAACTCGCTGCTCTCGACGTTGTCGAAGCCGATCACCTTGACCTGCTCGGGGACCCGCACCCCGACGTCGGCGAGGCCGCGCAGCACGGCCATCGCCAGGGTGTCCGTCACGCAGAACGCACCGTCGAAGCCGAGCCCGCTCTCCACCATCTCCCGGGCGCCCTGTGCACCCGCCCGCATCGTGAACGCTTCCATGCTCTGGGTCAGAGCGGGATCCACCCGCAGACCGGCATCCTCCAGTGCCTGCCGGTATCCGGTGTGGCGCAGGCTGGACACGTCCACCTCTTCACCCACCGGCCCGCACAGGATCGCGATGCGCCGGCAGCCCCGATCGATCAGATGGCGCGTGGCCGCCCTCGACGCGTCGACATTGGGCATGGCGACGTGGTCCACCGGCCCCGATGATCAGCTCACCAAGGATGACCACCGGGTAGTCGACGTTGAGCCACTCGGCATCGGCCGAGCCCATGCCCACGGGGCTGAGGAGGAGTCCGTCGTACAGCCGGTTGCGTGAGAGGGACAGCGCCGCCAGTTCGTTCTCGCGCAGCGCACCGGTCTGCTCGATGCTCACCCGCAGGTCGTACCGCGCGGCCGCGGCGACGATGGCGGCAGCCAACTCGCCGTACGCACTGTTGACCCCCGGAATGGCTGGACGGATGGTGCCGGTCCGGCCCTTGCGCAGGTTGCGGGCTGCCAGATTGACGCGGTAGTCGAGCCGGGCCATCGCCTCGAGGGCCTTCTCCCGCGTCGCCCTGCGCACGTTCGGGTGATCATTGATGACATTGGAGACGGTCATCGCCGAGACCCCGGCGGCCTTCGTCACGTCCTGGATGGTTGCCACGTTTACCGTTCCTAGGGACTGAGCGGGTGTGAGTCCTGTTGCCAGGTCTCATGCTCGGCCGAACGCCCCGGACGGTGTTGGGCGTTCTGGTTGCCCGCGTTCGCTCCGCGTCCGGCGCTCACGGATCGTGTCCGTGGTCCGGGGATGCGGGGACGGGTTCCCTCACGCCCGGGGACACGCCGATCAGCCTGGGCGGTCCGATGCCCCACCGCATCACTCCGGTGTGGTGGGGGCGGTGCCGTCCGTCGCCGGATCGGGTGTCCCTGGGCGCGCCTTCCGATCGCCACGGCAGCAGCATCGTGGCGGGTGGTCTTACGGTTCTTCGTGGTGAGGGGCTTCTGCCAGTACTGCCCGCCCCACCGGCTGGTGTAGGCCGGGTCGACGGCGATGACCGCGATACCCGTGGCGTCGGCCATCGAGGCCAGCCGGGCGCGGAGTTTCCCGGTGGGCATGCCGGAGATCAGCTGCCGGAAGCGTTTCCTGCGGCCGTGTTTCTCCCGGGTCTTCTCCGCACCGAAGTCCAGATCCTCCACCGCAATCGCCTGCACACCACACATGCGGGCCCAGTGCAGCAGGCGGGTCAGGGCGTGTCGGACCTGGGCGTCACGGTGATCGGCGGTGCCGGTCAGGTCGTAGCAGAAGCGGAGCGGGGCGCCGGTCGGGTTGCCGTGGATGTCCAGGCGCCAGGCGGCCAGGTGGTCGGCGTTCATATCGACGCCGATCACGCCATGGGTGAGCACGGCGTCGATCGGGAGGGTCGGGGTGGGCGGGATCTGCCAGGACGCGGTCAGATACCAGCGGTTGCGGCCGGCGTCGTAGTGGATGCGGTAGGCGATCGCCCGGTTGGCTGCGACGCGATCCGCCCACTCGGTGCCCCGGTGCGCGAACGCGACCCGGCAGGCCAGGACATACCGTCCGTGCGGGGCATTCGCCAGATGGGCGAGCGGCGCGGGAAGCCTGATACTCACCTCACCGTCGGGGCTGATCCGGATCGTCTCGTTGCCGTACCGCTTGCCGGACTCACCGTCCGCCTGGCAGAACCAGCGCTCCGCCTCCCACCGCCCACGCCACGCGGACTCCGTGAGCTGGGCCGCCTCCAGGTGGTGCCGGGTACGGGCCAGACGCTTGCCGCCGCGTACGACGTGCACGATGCCGGCCTCGCGGTCGGCCCGCGCTGCCGTCAGCCGGTCCTCAAGCACCCGCAGCCGCCGGGACTTCGCATGCCACTCCCGCGCCGACCGGTACCCCCCGGGCGCCTTCTTCGTCCCCTTCTGCCCGACCGGCAGGGACAGCCGGTCCTCGATGGTGCGGATCCCCGCTTCCAGGTGCTGCAGGTGCGCCCACTGGCCACGGCGGGCCAGCGCCCACTGGTCGTGCGTGGCCTTGGTGATACTGCCCGCCCACCGCGACGACGACAGAGGCGTCAGCTCCCGCTTACGCACCGCCCACGCCTGACCGGAATGCGAAAGGCCGTCCCGGCAACGGGCCTTGAGATCCTTCGAGGCCAGCGACCCCAGATGCCTGCCCACCAGCCGCAGCATCATCTCGTCGTCGGGTGTCAGCTCCCTGAGGCGGGTCCGCGCGGCCACACCGCTGGGACCGGACGCGACGAACGGCGCGGCGAGACTCCTCAGTTCACCCACCCTGTCACCCCCGCCCGGCCCCACCCGAAGATCCCGTCGCCATGGGAAACGAGCGCCTCCCATGAAGGTCACGCATTCGATGCGAGAACGCCAGTTCCCCACTGAAACCGACACCACCACCGAGGCGCGTGACACAAGACAGACCAACAGCTCTCACTCCCGCTCGCCCAAACCCTCTTGAACGCACTCCAACGGCAGCAGCTCCAAACCCTCGGTCGATGGTGGGCGCAGACGCCGCGGCAGGCCTCAGCGCGGGTGGGCCACGGGTGCCTGGATGGTGAGGAACGAGTGCGGGGGAATCGTCAGCACCATTCCCTGGCCGGTTGACTTCACCGCGTCGAACGGGCGCGGGGCCACCGCCTCGGGCGTCTCCGCGGTGTTGTGGACCTGGAGCCGGTCCGCGGTCAGCAGGCGGCCGGTCGGCTCGCCGACGGAGCCGCCGCGCAGGTCGAGTGTCACCTCGGCGGGCTCCTGGGCGTCCAGGTTGGTCAGTGAGATCAGCACCGTGCCGTCCTTGATGCTGGCGGAGGCGGAGAGCGTGTCGAGTTCGCTGTCCCCCACCCGGCGCTGGGCGTTCTGGGCCTGCAGGTGCACGGCGAGCGAGGTGGCGTCCTGATGGCCCTTGTTCATTTCGAAGACGTGGTACGTCGGGGTCAGGACCAGCGCGTCGCCGTCGGTGAGCAGCATGGCCTGCAGGACGTTGACGGTCTGGGCGATGTTGGCCATGTGCAGGCGTGCCGCGTGCCGGTGGAAGATGTCGAAGTGGGTGCTGGCCACGAGGGCGTCGCGCAGGGCGTTCTGCTGGAACAGGAAGCCCGGGTTGGTGCCGGGCTCCGTGTCCCACCAGGTGCCCCACTCGTCCAGGACCAGCCCGACCCTGCGGCCCGGGTCATAGCAGTCCATGACCGTGGAATGGCCGGTGAGGATACGGTCGATCCGCTTGGCCTCCAGCATCGTGCGGTAGTAGTCGTCCGTGTCGAAGTCGGTGGCGCTGCCCTTCGCTTCCCACGGGCCGATCACCGTGTACTGGTGAACGGACAGGCCCTGGAAGAAGTTGCGGGGCGTTGCCTCGCAGCCGAAGCAGCTGATCTGCTGCATCAGCGTCTCGGTCCACTTGTAGTCGTCGCCGCTCGCGCCGGAGGCGATGCGGTACAGCGTGTTGCCGCTGTGGTCACGGCAGTACGTGGCGTACTGGCGGGCCAGATCGGCGGAATACTCCGCGCGCATGTTGCCGCCGCAGCCCCAGGTCTCGTTGCCGATGCCCCAGAACTTCACCCGCCACGGCTCCTCCCGGCCGTTGGCCTTGCGTAGCCGCACCATCGGGCTGTCGCCGTCACGGGTCAGGTACTCCACCCAATCGCTCATCTCCTGCACCGTGCCGGAGCCGACGTTGCCGCTGATGTACGGCTCCGCGCCGAGCAGCTCGCACAGGGCCATGAACTCGTGGGTGCCGAAGTGGTTGTTCTCCTCCACGTTGCCCCAGTGGGTGTTGACCATGCGGGGGCGCTGGTCCCGGGGGCCGATGCCGTCCTTCCAGTGGTACTCGTCGGCGAAACAGCCGCCCGGCCAGCGCAGGTTCGGGATGTTCAGCGCGCGCAGAGCCCGCACGACATCCAGGCGGATACCCCCCTCGTTGGGTATCGGCGAGTCCTCCCCGACCCAGAAGCCGCCGTAGATACAGCGGCCGAGGTGTTCGGCGAAGTGACCGTAGAGGTGGCGGTTGATCGTCGGGCCCTCGATGTCGAGGTTGATGACCGCGGTGGCGGTGGCGGTGGGCACGGGGTGGCTCCAGGGAGTGGGATTTGTATCGATGGAAGGGGCGGCCACGAGGGCTCCTCGGGGCCTGGGGAGCCCCGGCCGTCAGAGGTCTCCGACGGCCGGGGCGTGGTTGACGGGTGGTCAGCCGACGGTGCCGGTCACCGTGCTGCCGTTCTTGGTGACCTGGTAGGTGGCGGTCTGGCCGCTGTAGAAGTGGAAGACCAGCGTGGCTGTGTCGCCGTCACGCAGCGAGTTGAGGAACAGGGGGGGGGCAGCACGATCGTGCTGTTGGGGTAGTCGGGCGAGAACGTCTCGTTGAACGTCTGGTAGGGGGTCCAGTCGGTCGGGCCGGCGTTGGTGCCGTCGGCGTAGGTGGAGTGCATGGTCGCCAGGTTGTTGCCCCGGTACTGGGTGGGGATGGTCAGGCCGTCGGTGGTGCCATTGGCCGCCGCCACTGTCGGGTTGTCGTTGGTGACGATGTCGATGTTCCACGGCACCCCGGTGGAGAACCGGGCCTGGACCGTGGCGTCGGTACCGTAGGCGCGGTCGCCGACCAGGCGGGTCAGCGCACTGGCGGTGAAGGTCAGCGTGGTTCCGGAGACGGTGTAGTCCCTGCCCGGGCGCAGCTTGGTGTTGCCCTGCCACACGCCCAGGAAGTGGGTGCCGTTGAGGTTCAGGGTGAGCGACTCGGCGGTGATCGGGGCGGACTTGGAGACGAAGAGCTTGTCGAAGGAGGCCGTGCCCGAGCGGGTGGTCCAGCTCGACTTGATCATCGCGATGATGTCCGGGTCACGCCACTGGAGCGTTTCACGGTTCAGGTAGTTGAAGGCGTCCCACAGGGCGGTGGTGACGCCGTACTTGCGCGCCGCGTATCCCAGCTGCTCGTAGTACTTCAGCTGCTCGCCACGCTCGACTGATTCGGGCCAGAAGTAGTTGGGGCTGGTCAACAGGCCGTACTCGCCGAGGTAGACCGGGATGCCCTTGGCGACGAAGGTGTCGTGCATATCGGCGAAGGAGTCGTCCAGGTATTTCTGGGCGATGTCGCCGTACAGGGTGCCGCCGGCGATGTTCGCGCTGAACGGGTAGTAGCTGTAGAAGTGCACGGTCGCCACCAGCTGGCTGTCGTGCAGGGAGTTGATGGTGGTGGACAGGTCGTCCAGGAGGGGCTGGGCGCCATCGCCGCCCACGGTGGGCAGGACGAGCATCCTGGTCGCGTTCGCCCCGCCCGAGGCGCGGACCACGGTGTGGAAGGAGACGTTCAACTCGTTCAGGTACTGGGTCGCCTGCGCGGTCGTGGCACCGGGGAACCGCGGTTCGTTGATGCTCTCGAAGAGCAGGGTGCGCGGCTCGGACTTGAAGGCCTCGGAGATCTGCGACCAGGTGGAGGCGAAGCGGGGCATGACATTGTCATGGTCCGTGACGATGTTGTTGACCCAATTCACCGAGTCGTGGTGGGCGTCGAGCACGACGTACAGGCCGGCGGCCTGCGCCCAGTCCACGACCTGCTTGACCCGGGCCACAAAGGTGGCATCGATGGTGTACGGCGCGGTGGCGGACTGGTGGGTGCCCCAGGTCACCGGGATGCGGACACTGTGGAAGCCATTCGCGGCGATGGTGTCGAAGATCGCCTTGGTGGTCAGGGGGTTGCCCCAGGCGGTTTCGCTGGGGGCGTCCAGGGAGTTGCCCAGGTTCCAGCTGGGCTGCATCTGCGCCACGGCGTCGATGGCCTTGGCCGGGACGCTGACGACCGGGTGCCGCGCCGCGCCGTGGACGTCGGTGGCGCCGAACGCGGCGGTGCCGGACAGGCCCAGCATGACGGCCAGGGCCGTCAGCAGGGCGGCCAGGCGGCCGAGGCCGCGGCCTCTGGCGCGCCGGTGCGCGGGTGGCTGGATGTCGCTCATGCCATGTGCCTTTCTCGAGATGAGTGGATCTCTGGCGCAGTGCTGGTCAGGAAGTCTGCGTGGGGCGGGCCGACTGCCGGAGTCGCAACAGCACGGCGGACGGTGCCGCCGGCAGGGTCACGGTGAGCTCGGCCGCATCCGGATCCCAGGCGCAGTGCGGTCGCCCGCTGCTGGGGTAGAGCAGGTCGGTGCTGACATCGGCTCCCCGCAGCCGGGGCAGCCGCAGGACTGCGGTGTCGTCCGCTCCGGGGCGGCGCCAGACCGTGAGGTAGGTGGTGGCCGGGGTGTGCAGGGCCAGGGCGATCCATGGGTCCTCCCAGGCCGGCAGGCCGAGCGGCCAGGCGGGGACGGCCTGCGGAAGGTCGGCGCGAATGGACTTGTACACCGCCACCCCCTCATGGACCAGCGCTCGTTCCCCGGCCCCGAGCTCGGTGATCTTCCCCGAGAGGTGGATGCGGCCGAGGAGGGCGTTGGCCATGGTGAAGGCGACCTCGTCGGGGGAGTCCTTGGCCTGCGGGTAGGCCCAGACCGCACCCTGTTCGGGGGTGACGGCGGTGGGCGCGGAGGCGGCGATCGGCGCATAGAGCAGCAGGTCCTCCTGGTCGCTGGTGGAGTGGAGCTGCAGCCGCGAGAGCATGGCGTGGTCGGTGCGCATGCCGCCCGAGGCGCAGCTCTCGATCACCAGGTCCGGGTAGCGGTCCAGGACGCCGTCCAGCCAGTCGAGCAGGGCCCGGTTGTGGCCCAGCAGCCCGTCGGCCGGGGCCTCCCCGGGGTGGCTGCTGGTGCCGCGGGCGAAGTCGGTGTTGTGGTCGAGCTTGAGGTAGCCGACGCCCCACTCGCCGACCAGGCGGTCCACGACCTGGTCGAGGTGGGCCCGGGCGGCGGGATG
This is a stretch of genomic DNA from Streptomyces sp. NBC_00285. It encodes these proteins:
- a CDS encoding LacI family DNA-binding transcriptional regulator, giving the protein MKATDDRAEAGAEAGAVTIAYIAESAGVSIPTVSKVLNRRGGVSDQTRARVEELITLHGYRKPVGNRSNVVELVFRELDSLWAVEVIRGVERATRKHRAVVMVSEVRGDGPPGRSIEETAGRRPNCVLAVNRLSPEEREQLTAAGIPFVIIDPLDDLPDEVPFVGSTGFRGGQAAMRHLLDLGHRRIAMISGTGQPVIVPRQSGFLAALAQDGLTPDPELLAVSPFTREGGRAAALELLALPERPTAFVTVSDPQALGVYQAAGELGLSVPRDLSVVGFDDLPISSWAEPPLTTVHQPLNEMAAAATELALALGRREEVQQGGTEIATTLTVRGSTARPKR
- a CDS encoding LacI family DNA-binding transcriptional regulator, with the translated sequence MPNVDASRAATRHLIDRGCRRIAILCGPVGEEVDVSSLRHTGYRQALEDAGLRVDPALTQSMEAFTMRAGAQGAREMVESGLGFDGAFCVTDTLAMAVLRGLADVGVRVPEQVKVIGFDNVESSEFLVPSLSTIDPDHGAMAERAVALLARRIGQAELPQDREEFVSHFSLVVRESTGG
- a CDS encoding LacI family DNA-binding transcriptional regulator, with protein sequence MATIQDVTKAAGVSAMTVSNVINDHPNVRRATREKALEAMARLDYRVNLAARNLRKGRTGTIRPAIPGVNSAYGELAAAIVAAAARYDLRVSIEQTGALRENELAALSLSRNRLYDGLLLSPVGMGSADAEWLNVDYPVVILGELIIGAGGPRRHAQCRRVEGGHAPSDRSGLPAHRDPVRAGG
- a CDS encoding transposase translates to MGELRSLAAPFVASGPSGVAARTRLRELTPDDEMMLRLVGRHLGSLASKDLKARCRDGLSHSGQAWAVRKRELTPLSSSRWAGSITKATHDQWALARRGQWAHLQHLEAGIRTIEDRLSLPVGQKGTKKAPGGYRSAREWHAKSRRLRVLEDRLTAARADREAGIVHVVRGGKRLARTRHHLEAAQLTESAWRGRWEAERWFCQADGESGKRYGNETIRISPDGEVSIRLPAPLAHLANAPHGRYVLACRVAFAHRGTEWADRVAANRAIAYRIHYDAGRNRWYLTASWQIPPTPTLPIDAVLTHGVIGVDMNADHLAAWRLDIHGNPTGAPLRFCYDLTGTADHRDAQVRHALTRLLHWARMCGVQAIAVEDLDFGAEKTREKHGRRKRFRQLISGMPTGKLRARLASMADATGIAVIAVDPAYTSRWGGQYWQKPLTTKNRKTTRHDAAAVAIGRRAQGHPIRRRTAPPPPHRSDAVGHRTAQADRRVPGREGTRPRIPGPRTRSVSAGRGANAGNQNAQHRPGRSAEHETWQQDSHPLSP
- a CDS encoding alpha-N-arabinofuranosidase; this encodes MPTATATAVINLDIEGPTINRHLYGHFAEHLGRCIYGGFWVGEDSPIPNEGGIRLDVVRALRALNIPNLRWPGGCFADEYHWKDGIGPRDQRPRMVNTHWGNVEENNHFGTHEFMALCELLGAEPYISGNVGSGTVQEMSDWVEYLTRDGDSPMVRLRKANGREEPWRVKFWGIGNETWGCGGNMRAEYSADLARQYATYCRDHSGNTLYRIASGASGDDYKWTETLMQQISCFGCEATPRNFFQGLSVHQYTVIGPWEAKGSATDFDTDDYYRTMLEAKRIDRILTGHSTVMDCYDPGRRVGLVLDEWGTWWDTEPGTNPGFLFQQNALRDALVASTHFDIFHRHAARLHMANIAQTVNVLQAMLLTDGDALVLTPTYHVFEMNKGHQDATSLAVHLQAQNAQRRVGDSELDTLSASASIKDGTVLISLTNLDAQEPAEVTLDLRGGSVGEPTGRLLTADRLQVHNTAETPEAVAPRPFDAVKSTGQGMVLTIPPHSFLTIQAPVAHPR